The sequence below is a genomic window from Flavobacterium sediminilitoris.
AAAATACGAATCACACAAGGGTTTCGTACTATTGAAGAACAAAACGAATTATATGCCAAAGGGCGCACTATTTCAGGAAAAAAAGTAACAAATGCAAAAGGAGGACAATCTATTCACAATTACGGATTTGCAGTAGACATATGCCTTATTATAGATGGTAAAAAAGCATCTTGGGATACTATGAAAGACTGGGATGGAGATAAGGTGGCCGATTGGTTTGAATGTGTGAAAATTTTCGCAAAATACAATTGGGATTGGGGAGGAAATTGGAAAACATTCAAAGACTTACCTCATTTTGAGAAAATTGGATATAATAAT
It includes:
- a CDS encoding M15 family metallopeptidase encodes the protein MDKYTKKRIQKLHPLVRDEVEKIVEECNIALSERAKIRITQGFRTIEEQNELYAKGRTISGKKVTNAKGGQSIHNYGFAVDICLIIDGKKASWDTMKDWDGDKVADWFECVKIFAKYNWDWGGNWKTFKDLPHFEKIGYNNWRKLSKLKKDKNDYVIL